The Anaeromyxobacter sp. Fw109-5 genomic interval AACCTGCGCGAGGAGAAGGGCTACACGTACGGGGTGTACGCGATGGGCGAGGCGCGCAAGCTCGCCGGCGCGAGCCTGGTCGCGGGCAGCGTGAAGGCGGACGTCACCGGCGCCGCGCTGAAGGAGATCGTGCGCGAGCTCGCGCGGCTGCGCGAGGAGCCCGTCCCCGCGCAGGAGCTGTCGGACGCCAAGGACGCGCTCGTGCTCGGCCTGCCCGCCGACTTCGCGACCGCGGGCGGCATCGCCGGCCGGGTCGCGGAGCTCGCGCTGCACGGCCTGCCCGACGACTACTGGAACGGCTACGCCGACGCGGTGCGGGAGGTGGACGCGGAGGCGGTCCAGCGCGCCGCGCGGCGCTACCTCGATCCCGCCAAGATGACGGTGGTGATGGTCGCGGATCCGGCCGTCGTGCGGCCGCAGCTCGCGGACGTCCCCTTGGGGCCGATCGAGGAGCGACCCGCGCCGGCCCGCGCCCCGGCGCCATCCCCCGGGCGCGCGGTGGGCCAGCGCTAGCCTGGCCGGGTGCGACATCGGGACACGATGACCTCGCGGTGATCTCCGTGTTGGATCGGAGGCTCACCCGAGGTCGCTCATGCCGGCTCCTGCCGGGAAGACGGGCCGTTGGTTCGGACTGCCAAAGCGCGTCGCGCTCGGGTTCGCCGTGGCGATCGGTAGCCTGATCGCCTCCGGGATCCTCACCGGCGTCACGCTGGGGAAGCGGACCGACGCCAGCGTCGCGGCGGAGCTGGCGGCCGACACCCAGCTCGCGCTCGAGGAGCTCGAGTCGGCCATGCTCGTCGCGGACACGGCGCTCGACGCGTACCTCGCCGGGGGGGAGGCCCGCCACCGGGCGCGCTTGCAGCGGGCGCGCGACAAGATCCCCGGCGAGCTGGATCACCTCACCCGGGCCATCGCGGCGGAGCGCATCGACGAGGACGGCGAGCTCCTGGGGCGGCTGCGCCCGGCGGTGAAGCGGATGGTCGACGCGCTGGATCGCGCGGCCGCCCTCGCCGACGCCGGCGGCCGCGAGGAAGCGCGCCTCCACCGCCTCGCCGAGGGGGTACCTCCGTTCGACCGGGCGCACGCGGCGCTCGAGGCGGTCGAGGAGCGCGAGAAGAGCGAGGTCGCTCGTGCCGCAGCCTGGGCGCACCGTGCGCGCATCATCTCGAACGGGGTGTTCCTCGGGCTCGACACGATCCTGCTGCTGTTCGTGCTCGGGGCCGCGCGCGTCGTGCGGCAGGAGATCCGCGCCCGCGAGGAGCACGAGGCGGAGCTCGCCCGGACGCAGGCGGTGCAGCAGCGCCTCGTCGCCGTGGTCAGCCACGACCTGCGGAACCCGCTCTCCGGCATCCTGACCGCCTCGTGGGCGCTCGCCCGCGTGAGCCTCCCCGACGACGCGCTGCGGGCCGTGCGCAGGATCACCGCGGCGGGCCGGCGCATGGAGCGGCTGATCCGCGACCTCCTCGACTGGAGCCGCGCGAAGGCCGGGGCGGAGATCCCGGTGACCTTGCTCGAGGCCGACCTGTGGGACGTCTGCACCCGCGTCGCCGAAGATCTCTGCGATCCCCGCTGCCAGCGGCTGGAGCTCGCCCGCCACGGCGACACCCGCGCGGAGTTCGACCCGGAGCGGATGGAGCAGGTGGTCGCGAACCTCGTCTCGAACGCCCTCAAGTACGGGGACCCCGACCGGCCCGTGTACGTGGAGGCGGCGGGCGAGGAGGGAGCGGTCCGGATCGAGGTGCGCAACGAGGGACCGCCGCTCGATTCGGCGACCATCGCGGCCATCTTCGAGCCCTTCCACCGCGCGCCGCGCGACCACCCCGACTCGAGGACGAGCGTGGGGCTCGGGCTGTTCGTCGTGCGCACGCTCACCGAGGCCCAGGGCGCCGAGGTGAACGTCCACTCCTCGGTCGGGCAGGGGACCACGTTCGTCGTGAGGGTGCGACGAGCCGTCCGCGCCGAGGCGCGGGCGGGGTGACGCGGGGGTCGGCGCCGCAGCTGGCGCCGGCCCCCGACCCCACCTCGAGCGCGACCTTCAGCGAGCCCGCGAACGCCACGTCGGCCTCGCCGCGTCCCGCTCAGCGTCCGTCCAGGCAGCCGCCCGCCCAGTCGCCCGGAGGGCCCCCGCCTGTCGGACCGTCGCGCTAGACTGCGCGAGCTACGGGCTCCCTGCCCGCCCGCTCCCACCCATGGCCGATCTCCAGAACGAGTTCTCCTGGTCGAAGTCCCGCCACGAGAAGTTCGCGGAATGCCGGCGCGCGTACTTCTACGCGTATTACGGCAGCTGGGGGGGGTGGGAGGCCGCGCCCGGTACGCCGGTGCGGGAGCTGTACGTCCTGAAGAAGCTCTCCTCGCGCTGGCAATGGGCGGGCTCGGTCGTGCACGACGCGCTGAAGCAGATGCTCTCTCGCGCGCGGGTGACGGGCGACTTCCTCCCCCTGGAGCGCGTGCTCGAGCGGACCCGGACGCGGGCGCGGGCGCAGTTCGCGGTCTCGCGCGAGAAGAGCTACTGGCGGGAGGCGTCGCGCATCGTCGGGCTGGTGGAGCACGAGTACGGCGACGCCGTGGCGGACGAGGACTGGCGGCGGCTCTACGAGGGCGTCGTCGACGGCTCGCTGCGCGCGTTCTACGCGAGCCCCACCTTCGAGGAGATCCGCCGCACGCCCCGCGAGCGCTGGCTCTCGGTGGACGAGCTCGACTCCTGGGAGTTCGAGGGGACGAAGATCTGGGTGGCGATCGACTTCGCCTTCCGCGACTCCGACGGCCAGGTCCGCATCCTGGACTGGAAGACCGGCAAGGAGCGCGGCGTCGATCACACGCAGGTCGGCATCTACGCGCTCTACGCCCAGCGCAAGTGGAGCGCCCCGCCCGACCAGGTGCTGGGCGGGCTCGTCTACCTCGTCGCGAACGGCGCCGGCGCGGGAGGGGAGACGGTGTCGGTGGCCGCCGATCCCGCCGCGCTCGAGCGGTGCCAGAGCGAGATGCGCCACTCCATCGGCGAGATGAAGGCCACGCTCCAGGACCCCGCGCGCAACCACGCCCTCATCGACCAGTTCCCGCAGCGAGCCCAGCGCGAGAGCTGCCGCCGCTGCCCGTTCCGCCGCCCGTGCGGGCGGATGTAGCGCGCGTACCCGTCCCGCCCGCTCGTCACGCGGGGAGTGCCCGTCGCCGGCGTGTCACCTCCGCCTCCGGGCGGGAACGGCGCTAGGAGCCCGTCTCGTAGTCCACGACCGCGCGCCTCTCGCGCACGCGCCCGATGAGGTCGGCGACGGCGCGGTGCTCGGGGTGCGCCTGGTAGGCGTCGAGGGCCGCGCGATCGGCGAACGTCGAGGAGAGCGCGACGTCGTAGGACGCCTCGCCGCGCGAGAAGTCGATCCCGACCTCGAGCTCGAGCAGGCCCGGGATGCGGCCCGCGAGCCCCTCCAGCGCCGCCTTCACCCTGCGCGCGTTCTCCTCGCGCGACGCGCCGTCGGCCTGCTCCTTCAGCGTCCAGAACACGAGGTGCTTCACCATGCCGTTCACCTCCCACGCGGACGGACCCGCGCCCGTCCGGACGATCGTGCCGCTCGCCTCGCCGAGCGCTCTCCGGGGGCGCCGGCGGTCGAGTCGAGCCGCTTCTCCATGCGAACCGCGGCGAGCGAGGTCTCGCCCGGGAGCGGGACGCGCGCGGCGCCGCGCCGCCCGAAGCCGAGCCGCGCGTAGAACGGGACGGCCCCGAGCGCCGCCACGACCCGGAGCCTCGCCACCCCGGCGCGGCGCGCGGCGCGCTCGACGTGCCGGACGAGCGCCGTCCCCACGCCGGCGCCGGCGGCGCGCGGGAGCACGAACACCGCGGTGAGCTCCGCGTCGCGGCGCGCCGCGTACCCGACGATCGCCCCGTCCCGCTCCGCGACGACGTAGCGCTCGCCCCCGGCCGTCATGGCCCAGCGGTGGTACAGGGCCGGGAGCGACGACCAGGCGCGGACCTCCGAGTGGCCGTAGGCGGCGGCGCCCTGCCCGCGGATGGCGGCGCGCATCACGCGCGCGAGGGCGGGGGCGTCGGCGACGTCCCCCGCGCGGAGCCTGGGCGCGCGAGGGGCGCGGCGCGGCGGTGGCGCGCCGCCCGACGCGGCGGTGCGTCCGCTCACGCCTTGGCGTCCTTCTCCACGAGGCCGTAGCGCTGGAGCTTCTCGTACAGGGTGGAGCGATGGAGCCCGGCCGCCTCGGCGGCCTTCGCGACGTTGCCGCCCGCCTCGCGCAGCAGGTCCTCGAGGAACTTCCGCTCCCAGGCGTCGCGGGCGCGCCGGTAGCGCCCCTCCGCCCCGCCCGCGGCGGCTTCGGCGGCGGGCTGGGCGAGCTCGGGCGGGAGATCCGCGAGGGTGATGGTCTCCCCGCGCGCGAGGAGGAGCCCGCGCTCGATGGCGTGCTCCAGCTCGCGGATGTTGCCCGGCCAGGGGTGGTCGAGGAGCGCCCGCATCGCCTCGGCGTCCGGCTCGAGCGGCGGCCGCCCCAGCCGCAGCGCGTGCTTCTCCACGAAGTGGTGGACGAGGAGCGGGATGTCCTCCTTCCGCTCGCGCAGGGGCGGGAGCCGCAGCGGGACGACGCGCAGCCGGAACCACAGGTCCTCGCGGAACTTCCCCTCCTTCACCGCGCGGGCGAGGTCCTCGTTCGTGGCCGCCACCACGCGCACGTTCCCCTTGCGCGCCTTGCGGCTGCCGACCGGGATGTACTCGCCGTCCTGCAGGACGCGCAGGAGCTTGGGCTGGAGCGCGGGCGGGAGGAGCCCGATCTCGTCGAGGAACAGCGTGCCCCCCTCCGCCTCGGCGAAGAAGCCGGCCCGCGCCTGCTCGGCGCCGGTGAAGGCCCCCTTCTCGTGGCCGAAGAGCTCGGCCTCGGCGAGGTTCTCGGGGATGGCGCTCATGTTGAGCGCCACGTAGGGTCCGCTCGCGCGCCGGCTCATGGCGTGCGCCGCGCGCGCGAGAAGGTCCTTGCCGGTGCCGGACTCGCCCTCCACCAGGATGGGCACGTCGGAGGGGGCGATCCGCCCGAGCATCTCCACGAGGGCCTTCATCGGCTGCGACTTGCCGATGATGCCGTGCACGCCGAACTCGCCGGCGAGCGCGCTCCGCAGGCGCGCGTTGTCGCGCTTGATGCGCGCGTGCTCCACCGCGCGCGCGACCACGAGCTCGAGCTCCTCCGGCTCGAAGGGCTTCTTGAGGTAGTCGAAGGCGCCGGCCTTCATCGCCTCGACCGCGGTCTCCACGGTGGCGAAGGCCGTGACGAGGATGACCGGGATCTCCGGCACCCGCTCCTTGAAGCGGCGCATCCCCTCGATGCCGTCGATGCCGGGCATGCGCAGGTCGGTGACGATGGCGTCGAACTCCGCCCGCTCGACGGCGGGCAGCGCCTCCGCCACCGAGGCGAAGTCGAACACCGCGTACGACCGCCCCAGCGTGCGCTTCATCATCTGCCGCGCGGAGTCGAGGTCGTCGATGACCATCAGGTTGGGCTTCGTCACGGGAGTCCTCTAACGAGATCGCGCGCCGGGTGATGGGCTCACGGCGCGGCGCCTGCGCCCGCCGCGGCCGGCTCGGCCGGCGCGACGGGCAGGCGGATGCGGAAGGTGGCGCCGTGGCCGGGGGCGCTCTCGACCTCCACCGTGCCGCCGTGGGCCTCCGCCGCCTGGCGCACGATGGCCAGCCCGAGGCCGGTGCCGTTCGCCTTGGTGGTGAAGAACGGGTCGAAGACGTGGGCGGCGATGTCCCTCGGCAGGCCCGGGCCGCTGTCCGACACCTCCACCACGAGCCCGTCTCCCTCGCGGCGCGCGCGCGCGACGAGCGTCCCGCCCCCGCGCTCCTGCATCGCCTGCACGGCGTTGACGCAGAGGTTCAGGAAGGCCTGGCGGAGCAGCTCGCCGTCGGCCACCACCTCCGGCAGCGCGGGCGCGATCTCGACCACGCGCTCGACGTTCGCGTGCGCCGCGGCCGGCCCGACCACCTCCACCGCCTCGCGCAGGATCGGCTCGACGGGCTGCGCGATGGGGTGCACCGTGCGCGCGCGCGCGAAGACCAGGAACCGCTCGATCAGCCCGGCCGCGCGGGTGACCTCGCGCCGGATCGCCTCCACGTCGGACTTCACCTCGGCGTCGGCGGGCAGCTCGCGCGCCGCCACCGAGGCGTAGCCGCGGATGACGTTCAGGGAGTTGCCGATCTCGTGGGCGAAGCCGGCGGCGATGCCGCCCAGCGTGGCGAGGCGGTCCGCGCGCAGCACCTCGCGGGTCTTCTGCGCGACGCGCGCCTCCAGCTCGGCGATGAGCCGCTGGTTCTCGCTGCGCCGGTCGTCGAGCCGCCGCGACATGTCGTTGAAGGCGCGCACCAGATCGGCGAGCTCGCGCTCCTCGGGCTCCTCGAGGCGGACGCCGCGCTCCTCCGCGAGCGACTCGGCGGCCTCGGAGAGCCGCACGAGCGGGCTCGTCACGCGGCGCAGGAAGATGGCGGCGAGGAGCTGCCCGACGAAGATCCAGAAGGCGGCGACGATGCTCGCCCCCCACGCCAGGTTGCGGGCGTTCCCCACCACCTCCTCGTGCGTGAAGTCCACCCGGACGGCCCCCACCACGGCGCCGCTGCGCAGGATGGGAGCGGAGGCCACGATGCCCTCCGGCTGGAGCAGCCGCCCGAGCGCCTGGAGCGGGGACTCGGCGAGCTGGAACTCCGAGGGCGGGGCGCCCTCGGGGCAGGCCTCCTCGGTGCGCGTGACGCAGGCGAGGACCTTGCCGGTCCGGTCGACGATCCAGGCGCGGTCGAGCGGCGCGCTCGCGACCACGCGCTCGAGCACCGCCGGCAGCGCGGAGGCGCCGCCCGGGTCCACGCCGTCGGCGCGGACCCAGTGGGCGGCGGCGGTGGCGGCGGTGGAGGCGATGGCGACGCCCTCGCGCGCCAGGAGCTCCTGCCCGCGCACCACCTCGCGCCAGAGCGCCACGGCGGTGACGCCGCTCATCGCGAAGATGATCACCCCCGCGATGAGCACGAAGAGCTTGAGCCGGAGGGTCACGGCGACGACTCCCCGCGCGGCGGCGGCCGCGGCGCCCCGCCGAACTCGTGGCAGGCGGTGCACGACTTGCCGTGCGCGTGGCTCTGGGCATGCGCGTGGCAGCGGAGGCACCGCGCCGGCTCCGGGGTCCAGGTGTGGGCCGGGTGGCAGTCCAGGCAGCGGAAGTGGCCGGGGTTCGCGTGCAGCCCGGCGCGGCGGGTCGCCGGCGCGTCGTGGCAGTGCGTGCAGGAGACGAGCGTCTCGCCCGGCGGCGCGTGCGGCCGGTGACAGGTCGCGCAGGCCATCGCCATGGGCGCGCCGTGCTCCCCCACCGGCGCGTGGATGCCCTGGGCCGTGTGGCAGCGCAGGCAGTCGCGCCGGGTCGGCCGCAGCCCCGGCTCGTCGCCGAGGAACTCGTGGCAGGCGAAGCAGTGCATCCCCTCCATGCCGTGGACCCGCACCGCGTGGCCCGGGTGGCAGTCGGCGCACTTCGCCGCGATGGGCTCGAAGCCGTGCATGCTCGCGGCGTGGCAGCGGACGCAGGCGATCTTGTGCTCCTCGTAGTGGATGCGGTGCCCGCGCGAGCCGCCGACCTGCGGCCAGCGCGGATCGTGCGAGAAGTGGCACTCCGCGCACGAGCCGATCTCCACCCCGCCGTGCCCCGCCGGCGCCTTGCCGAGCAGGAACGCGCCCAGCATGGCGACGCCCTGCTCCGGGCGCGCGTGGTGGCAGCGCTGGCAGGCGACGCTCTTGTGCGTGCCCTGCATCCACAGGGCGAACTCCGGGCTCGCCTGGTGGCAGGTCGCGCACAGCCGCGGATCCTCGTCGACGTAGCGCTTGAAGCGCAGGCCGCCGGCGACCGCGGCGGCGACCGCCAGGGCGGCGACGGCGAGGAGCAGCGTCTTCGCGGTGCGTCCGAGCCTCATGGGGGAGGCGATTGTATCGCCCCCGCGCGCCCGCCGCGCGCGGGCCCCCGCGCGGAAAAAGAGGGGGGCCGCACGGTCGCCCGCGCGGCCCCCGACGACGCGCCTCTCGGGCGCGAGCTACTTCTGCTCGTCGCTCATCCGGTCGTACTCGAGCGGATGCTCGTGCTTCATCATCTCCACGCTGATCCGGCCGTTCAGCCAGGCCCAGTTCATCGGGAAGATCGAGGGCTTCAGGTGCACGTTGTAGAAGTGCACGACGAAGAGGAACAGGATGGCGAGCGTCGCCTCCTCGCCGTGGATGATGAGCGCGGCGGTGATGAGCCAGCTCGGCGCCCAGGCGGCGAAGAAGGCCGGGAACCAGAAGATGAAGCCGGTGCCGACCATCATCACGATGCCCCAGAACACGGCCCAGTAGTCGAACTTCTCCAGGTACATGTACCGGTCGAACTTGGGCCGCTCCTTCTTCACGCCGAGCATGAAGAGGATGTTGTCGCGCATGTCGAGCGCGTCCTTCGGGCCCGGCAGCATCGACAGGGGCAGCCGCTTCTGGGAGGCGAGGAACGTCAGGTAGAACAGGTGGTAGGCGGCCGAGATGATGATCAGGACGGCGCCGACGCGGTGCCACAGCGCCGCGCCCTCCGCGCCCCCGAAGATCTTCATGAACGCCTCGGAGTAGGGGGCCGCGTCCCTGCCGCCGATGATGGGCGCGTTCCCGAACGTCCCGGCGCCGCGCAGCGGCCAGCCGGTGATGCCGAGCAGGATGACGCCCGACAGCATGAACCAGTGCTGGATGCGCTGGTGGATGTCGAAGCGGATGACGCTCCGCACCGCGTCCGCCGACGGACCGTGGCCCTGCTTCGCCTTGAGGCGCTGGCGCAGCTCGTACACGAAGTCGACGACGACGTGGAAGGCGAAGAAGAGCAGGGTGAGGGTCGTCAGGTACGAGAAGGCGATGTGGATGACGTGCGGGACCGGGTGCCCGCCCGTCTCCTGCGGCGTCTCGTGCGCGATGAGCGAGGCGAAGTTGTCCGTGGCGCCCGCGTGGCAGCGCGCGCACGCGTCCTTGCGGTTCGCCACGTTCACGATCGAGTTCGGGTCGGTCTTCGCCACGATCGCGTGCGTGCCGCCCTTGCCCTGCGGGGCGGCGTGGCAGCTCACGCAGACGGGCGCGAAGGCGTTGCCCACGCGGACCATCCGGCCGTGGATCGAGTCGTGGTAGTTGACCGTGGCCTCCGGCTTGAGACCGGCGACGGCGGCGAACTCCTCGTTGCCGTGGCAGCCCTCGCAGCGCCGCGTCATCTCGCGGCGGTCGGCGGGCACCGGCTGGCGCGCCTCGGCCTTCGGGTCGTAGAAGGCGAGGGACTTCACCGCGTGCACCGAGCCGTGGCAGGAGGCGCAGGTCGGGCCGGACGCCTTCGTGTCCTCGCGCAGCCACTTCGAGTGGATCGAGGCGGCGAACGCGTCGGTCTGCTCGGTGTGGCAGTTCTGGCAGGCCAGGTAGGCGCGCGGCGAGGTGACCGCCACCTTCTGGCCCTCCTCGCCGAAGGTGCCCTTCTCCAGCCGGGCGACGAACTGCTGCTCCGCGTCCGAGAGCGGCGGGAGCGTGCCGCCCATCGCGTGCTCCTCGGTGTAGCCCGCGTGGCAGTCCGTGCAGGCGACGCCGTTCTCCGCGTGGACGGACTTGGCGAAGGTGTCGGCGTGGACGGTGGGCCCGTCGCCGCCGGGGGAGTGGCACTGCAGGCAGGTGTCGCTGCCCTCGGGCAGCTTGGGCCCCTCCGCCCGAGCGGCGGGGGCGAGGAGGAGCGCGAAGGAGAGGAGGATGGCTCGCATAGGCGGGGTTCGCGTGTGCAACCGATATGCCCCTGCGCCCCAAACGGCTCGGAGCGCAAGGGGGCGTTATCGTTCAGGTTTGCGATGAATCAATCGTCGGGAGGTCGCAAAGGTTGCGCGCAAGCCTTCCGTTCGGGAAAGGCTGCGCGTCGGCGCGCACCCGCCGATGAACGCGCGAGCCCGGGGAGGTCCCGGCGGCGGCGCCTCGGCGGCTACTTGCTCGACGCCTCCTGCGCGGCGGGCTTGCGGGAGGCGAGGCTGGTCAGCGCGCCCACGCCCGCGCCGGCGGCGGCGCCCATCACGGCGAACAGCGACCCGACCCCGGCGACGCCGAGCACGATCCCGAACACGATGAGCCCGCGGACGAGGAACGTCGCCTGGAGCGGCGTGCCGAAGATGCCGCCCGCGAGCAGCACGCCGGCGTAGCCGCCGTACAGCATGGCCGGGAGGAGCGCGACGGCGAGGAAGAGGGCGAGGCCGATGCCGGCGCCGATGAGGGAGGGGGTCTTGCTCTGCATCTCGGTTCTCCTGGTTGGCTGCGGTCTGAAAGGTCCCGGCGATCCGCACCGCATCGCGTCCGCCGTGCCCGCTCCCCACTGCACGACCGTTGCCAGGATCGCGGCGCCTCGTGTCGCGGGCTTGCGCGATCGGTCGTCGGGAACTCCCGACACCCCGCCGGAGGGCGACGACATCGCGCCGAGCGCTCCACATCGCCGCGCGGCGCGGGGGGACGGGCCGAAGGGCGCCGTGGGGTCAGGGGCGCGCGTCCACCCGAGTCACCGGGTAGGTGCGGTACGCCTCGTCCCAGGCCGGGTGGCGCCGGTAGAAGAAGTCGGTGCGCGCCTCGCGATCGGCGGCGAAGGCGGGATCGGCGAGCAGGCGTTCCCACTCGGCCCGCACGGCGGCGTCCTTCGCGAGCAGCTCCCGGGCGAACGGCTCGAGCACGTAGTCCTCGACGTACTCCTTGCGCTCGAACGCGGCGTTGAACGTCCCCCAGGCGAGGAGGGCGTCGGGGCCGGTGGGCTCGAGGAGGTGCGCGGCGAGGAGCGCCCGCGCCTGCGCGGCCGGGACGAAGAGCGCGCCCGGCCCGATCGCTCGCCGCTCGCGCGCCCAGGCCCCCTTCACGGCGAGCAGCTGGCGTCCCTCGAACGGCTCGGCGCGGAACCTCGCGTCCGCGGCGCGGAACACCTCGACCTCGCGCGCCGGCCGCGCCTGGCCGAGCCGCTCGAAGATCACGCCGTGCGTGGCGAGGGTCGAGGCCACCTGCTCGGCCCAGCCGGCCGGGACGATCCAGCCGCCCCGGGGCAGCACGGCCCTCACCGCCGGCCGGAGCTCCCCGAGGAACGGCACGCTCCAGAGCTCGGGGCGCGACTCGTCGTAGCGCGACACCTGCGCCCCGGTCACCACGGAGGGCTCCCGGACGTAGGCGTAGCCGCGGAACGCGAGCGTGGTGGCGGCGCCGGTCGGCTCGAAGGACAGGGCGACCTCTCGCCCGGCGAGGGCGGGCGCCTCGCGGTCCGCCCGGTCGGCGGCGGCGCGCCAGCGCGGGCCGTGCTCCGCGGCGAGCTCGAGCAGCGCGCGCAGGAAGGCGACGGCGCCCCTGACCCGCTCGCCGTACGGGCGCCAGGAGTGCGCCTCGAGCAGGACGCCGAGCCGGTTCCGCGCCGCCCAGTACCCGTGCCCGAAGCGCGGCGGCGCCACGCCCGCCGCGAACCCGCTCGCCGGATCGCCGTCCTCGCGGAACGACGGATAGAAGTCGAGCGGGAGGTGGCCCGCGGCCGTGAGCCGGGCGAGGAGGGCCGCCGAGAGCGCCGCGCCCTCGGGACGGAGCGCCTCGGCGTAGCCGAGGCGCGGCTCGACCATCACGGCCAGGTCGTGCTGGAACTGCGCGCCGTCCGTGACGTGCAGATCGGCGTAGACGATGGGGTCCCACTTGCGCAGGAGCCCCAGCATCGCGCGCGTCTCCGGCGCGTCCGCCTTCGCGTAGTCGCGGTTCAGGTTGAGGTTCGCGGCCGTGGCGCGCCAGCCGGCCTCGACGGGCCCGCGCTGGTTCGGGCGCTGCTGCGGCCCGAAGCGCTCGTGCCCGTCGGCGTTGAAGATCGGCACGAACACCGCGGTGACGCGCGAGAGCGGGCCGGCCTTCGCCGCGAGCAGCCCGCGCAGCGCGATGAAGCCCGCGTCCTTTCCGTCGAGCTCGCCGGCGTGGATCGCGCCCTGGAACAGCACCACCGGGCGCCTCCGCGCCCGGGCGGCGTGCGGGGTGAGGACGCCGTCCGCGCTGGCGACGAGCGCGACGAGCTGGCGCCGCTCCGGCGTCACCCCGAAGGAGACGCAGCGCGCGCGCCGCGGGAACGCCTTCGCGAAGGCGCGGCAGAGCCCGACCGCCTCGTCGTGCCGTCCGGTGCGCTCGAAGGCGGTGCGCTCCGCGGTGGTGGAGAGATCAGGTGCGGCGACGGTCAGGAGGGCGGCCGCGAGGGCCGCGGGGGCGATCGGCATGCGCGCGCATCATAGCGGGCGCGGGGCGAGGTAGCCGGTGAGTGCGAGCGCGACCGCCGACAGCGCCTGGAGCGCGCCCGCCGCGCCGGCGGGGATGGGTCCGACGAGCACGATCCAGAGCGCCATCCCACCCGCCACCACCCCGAGGCTCGCGTGCACCCGCCGGCGCCGGGCGGCGCCCGGCGCGTCGGCGGCCCCCGCGGCGACCGGCATCCCCACCACCGCCGCGAACGTCGCCACGAACAGCCCGAAGCCGACGAGGGCGACCTCGCTGCGGGGCACGACGGCCGAGACGAGCACTCCGAAGGCGGCGGCGGCGAGCGCCGGCACGGACGCGAGCGCGAGTCCCACCATGGCCCCGGCGGCGAGCCGCGCGAGGGATGCGGCGCGCGGGCGGCGCAGGGCGACCACCGTCGCGAGCGCGGCGAGCGCCACGGCGGCGCCCACCGCGGCACGCCGCGGGCTCCCGTGGAGCGGTCCCGCCACGCGCGCCGCCTCGGCCTCGGCCACCACGCGCTCCGGCCCGCGGTCCGCCTCCGCCAGCAGCGCCTCGCACTCCGCGACCGGCCGGCGCGCCGCGCACAGCGTGAGCGCCGCCTCGCGGCGTGGAGCGCAGTCGGTCCGCCCGCGCCCGGCGTGGAGGCACTCCGCGTACGCGACGCGGGCGCCGACGTCCCGCGCCGGCGCCGGCTCGGTCGACGCGGCGACGCCGAACGCGAAGGCGACGGCGACGAGGAGCCCGGCCGCGGCGAACGCGATCGGAGATCCCTCGAGCTCGAACGGTCCCATGCGCACAGGGGACCTAACGCCGACACGGCGCGCGCGCTGACGCCGGCGCGCGGTGGAGACGGCACGACCGCCGCGAGCGCGAGGCCCGGGCGGTCGTTGGGAGACGCGCGGCGGCCCGGTGCGGCGGCCTATCCGTGCGCGGTCACCTGCCGGAGGATGTCCAGCTCCTCGAGCGCCTTCCCGGCGCCGATCACCACCGAGGAGAGCGGGTCCTCGGCGAGGAACACCGGCAGGCCGGTCTCCTCGCGGAGCAGCACGTCGAGGTTCTTGAGGAGCGCGCCGCCGCCGGCGAGGACGATGCCGCGGTCGGCGATGTCGCCCGCGAGCTCCGGCGGGGTCCGCTCCAGCGTCACCTTCACCGCCTCGACGATCCCGTTGATGGGCTCGCTGAGCGCCTCGCGGATCTCGGAGGACGTGACGGTGAGGGTGCGGGGCACTCCGGCGACGAGGTCGCGCCCCTTGATGTCCATCGTGAGCTCCTCCTCGGTCGGGTAGGCGGTGCCGATGCCCATCTTGATGAGCTCGGCGGTGCGCTCGCCGATGAGGAGGTTGTACTTGCGCTTGATGTGCTGGATGATCGCCTCGTCCATCTTGTCGCCGGCGATGCGCACCGAGCGGCTGTAGACGATGCCGCCGAGCGAGATCACCGCGACG includes:
- a CDS encoding multiheme c-type cytochrome; its protein translation is MRAILLSFALLLAPAARAEGPKLPEGSDTCLQCHSPGGDGPTVHADTFAKSVHAENGVACTDCHAGYTEEHAMGGTLPPLSDAEQQFVARLEKGTFGEEGQKVAVTSPRAYLACQNCHTEQTDAFAASIHSKWLREDTKASGPTCASCHGSVHAVKSLAFYDPKAEARQPVPADRREMTRRCEGCHGNEEFAAVAGLKPEATVNYHDSIHGRMVRVGNAFAPVCVSCHAAPQGKGGTHAIVAKTDPNSIVNVANRKDACARCHAGATDNFASLIAHETPQETGGHPVPHVIHIAFSYLTTLTLLFFAFHVVVDFVYELRQRLKAKQGHGPSADAVRSVIRFDIHQRIQHWFMLSGVILLGITGWPLRGAGTFGNAPIIGGRDAAPYSEAFMKIFGGAEGAALWHRVGAVLIIISAAYHLFYLTFLASQKRLPLSMLPGPKDALDMRDNILFMLGVKKERPKFDRYMYLEKFDYWAVFWGIVMMVGTGFIFWFPAFFAAWAPSWLITAALIIHGEEATLAILFLFVVHFYNVHLKPSIFPMNWAWLNGRISVEMMKHEHPLEYDRMSDEQK
- a CDS encoding M14 family zinc carboxypeptidase; protein product: MPIAPAALAAALLTVAAPDLSTTAERTAFERTGRHDEAVGLCRAFAKAFPRRARCVSFGVTPERRQLVALVASADGVLTPHAARARRRPVVLFQGAIHAGELDGKDAGFIALRGLLAAKAGPLSRVTAVFVPIFNADGHERFGPQQRPNQRGPVEAGWRATAANLNLNRDYAKADAPETRAMLGLLRKWDPIVYADLHVTDGAQFQHDLAVMVEPRLGYAEALRPEGAALSAALLARLTAAGHLPLDFYPSFREDGDPASGFAAGVAPPRFGHGYWAARNRLGVLLEAHSWRPYGERVRGAVAFLRALLELAAEHGPRWRAAADRADREAPALAGREVALSFEPTGAATTLAFRGYAYVREPSVVTGAQVSRYDESRPELWSVPFLGELRPAVRAVLPRGGWIVPAGWAEQVASTLATHGVIFERLGQARPAREVEVFRAADARFRAEPFEGRQLLAVKGAWARERRAIGPGALFVPAAQARALLAAHLLEPTGPDALLAWGTFNAAFERKEYVEDYVLEPFARELLAKDAAVRAEWERLLADPAFAADREARTDFFYRRHPAWDEAYRTYPVTRVDARP
- a CDS encoding rod shape-determining protein — protein: MLNWLHNMLSRDLAIDLGTANTLIYIRGMGIVSNEPSVVAVQQDARGGRKVLAVGKEAKEMLGRTPGNIVAIRPMKDGVIADFEVTAAMLKYFIQSAHNRKSFVKPRIIIGIPSGITEVEKRAVREAAESAGAREVYLIEQPMAAAIGAGLPITEPSGNMIVDIGGGTSDVAVISLGGIVYSRSVRIAGDKMDEAIIQHIKRKYNLLIGERTAELIKMGIGTAYPTEEELTMDIKGRDLVAGVPRTLTVTSSEIREALSEPINGIVEAVKVTLERTPPELAGDIADRGIVLAGGGALLKNLDVLLREETGLPVFLAEDPLSSVVIGAGKALEELDILRQVTAHG